A genomic segment from Luteolibacter ambystomatis encodes:
- a CDS encoding thioredoxin family protein, translating to MISWLRVSLVLLLFLPSCARLNSAIRSRSKPKEKEEHPFGPTMIPPSMRGGGTPVAAGGNVAPPSLSQITPQSEILWTDPDNPDKGIPELNDLMAGPKHGLWEEDEGIARRQAVREGKPLLIWFTDSAHSPGCKQLTAQLFDKKEFESWAKEKFVRLRVDFYPRVKDPNMSMDDAADKEARNRNRATEMNKRYKVLGYPTLLVLSNSGDVVGRYKGFKNGDGDYTWGLLKQGESLAGKSSQEWRAGLMKKGYREWQDRSGNKVFAKLVSYNKGTLIFVEPDGRRSKTVETRLSDADRDWIKQQKALRGIE from the coding sequence ATGATCTCCTGGTTGCGGGTATCCCTCGTGCTGCTGCTGTTCCTTCCCTCCTGTGCCCGGCTCAATTCGGCGATCCGGTCGAGATCGAAGCCGAAGGAAAAGGAGGAGCATCCTTTCGGTCCGACGATGATCCCTCCGTCCATGCGGGGCGGCGGAACTCCGGTCGCGGCGGGCGGAAACGTCGCGCCACCGAGTCTCTCACAGATCACGCCCCAGTCTGAGATCCTCTGGACCGACCCGGACAATCCGGACAAGGGCATCCCGGAACTCAACGATCTGATGGCCGGCCCCAAGCATGGGCTGTGGGAGGAGGATGAGGGCATCGCTCGCCGCCAGGCCGTGCGCGAGGGCAAGCCGCTGCTCATCTGGTTTACGGATTCGGCACACAGCCCCGGCTGCAAGCAGCTCACCGCGCAGCTTTTTGACAAGAAGGAGTTCGAGAGCTGGGCGAAGGAGAAATTCGTGCGCCTGCGCGTGGACTTTTATCCGCGTGTGAAGGACCCCAACATGTCCATGGACGATGCGGCGGACAAGGAGGCGCGCAACCGCAACCGGGCCACGGAGATGAACAAGCGCTACAAGGTGCTCGGCTATCCGACCCTGCTGGTCCTCTCCAACAGTGGTGATGTGGTCGGCCGCTACAAGGGTTTCAAGAACGGCGATGGAGATTATACCTGGGGCCTGCTGAAACAAGGTGAAAGCCTCGCCGGGAAGTCCTCCCAGGAATGGCGTGCCGGGTTGATGAAGAAGGGCTACCGCGAGTGGCAGGATCGTAGCGGCAACAAGGTGTTTGCCAAGCTGGTGTCCTACAACAAGGGAACCCTCATTTTCGTGGAACCGGACGGCCGGCGCTCGAAAACCGTGGAAACCCGCCTGTCCGACGCGGACCGGGACTGGATCAAGCAGCAGAAGGCCCTGCGCGGCATCGAGTAG
- a CDS encoding DUF2752 domain-containing protein — MAAAVLLYRTGPAGWPGCLFHQWTGFHCPGCGMTRATFALLHGDILKAFRYNPLGVVLFPIALIGVLLQAIGWANNRPPPIRWSAGSRGAFWIAVLVIAFWILRNLPWWPFTLLAPPV, encoded by the coding sequence ATGGCGGCAGCCGTTCTCTTGTACCGCACGGGACCCGCTGGTTGGCCGGGATGCCTGTTTCATCAATGGACGGGCTTCCATTGTCCGGGATGCGGGATGACCCGTGCCACCTTCGCCCTGTTGCACGGGGATATCCTGAAGGCTTTCCGCTACAATCCTCTCGGCGTGGTGCTTTTCCCGATCGCCCTCATCGGGGTGCTGCTTCAGGCGATCGGCTGGGCGAACAACCGGCCGCCGCCGATCCGCTGGAGTGCAGGATCACGCGGGGCCTTTTGGATTGCGGTGCTGGTCATCGCCTTCTGGATTCTCCGCAACCTCCCATGGTGGCCGTTCACGCTGTTGGCCCCGCCGGTATAG
- the trxB gene encoding thioredoxin-disulfide reductase yields MENVIIIGTGCAGYTAAIYTARANLNPLLLSGTQPGGQLTTTTEVENFPGFPEGIQGPELMMKMQQQAEKFGARMAWATVESVERRADGTFQLNCGSETFETKTIIVATGAAPRHLGLPNEKTLIGHGLTSCATCDGAFYRDVPVAVIGGGDSAAEEATFLTRFASKVYLIHRREELRASKIMVERALANPKIEPVWNSTVTEYLTDEAGEVRAVTLKNLVDGGESELEVKCVFVAIGHVPNSAFLGDLVDKDENGYILQVGGKTETKTPGLFAAGDVADHYYRQAITAAGQGCAAALEAERYLADHEG; encoded by the coding sequence ATGGAAAATGTCATTATCATCGGCACCGGATGCGCCGGCTACACCGCCGCCATCTACACCGCGCGTGCGAATCTGAATCCGCTCCTCCTCTCCGGCACCCAGCCTGGCGGCCAGCTCACCACCACCACCGAGGTGGAGAATTTCCCCGGCTTCCCGGAAGGCATCCAGGGCCCGGAGCTGATGATGAAAATGCAGCAGCAGGCCGAAAAATTCGGGGCGCGCATGGCCTGGGCCACGGTGGAATCCGTCGAGCGCCGTGCCGATGGAACCTTCCAACTGAACTGCGGTTCCGAGACTTTCGAAACGAAGACGATCATCGTCGCCACCGGCGCCGCGCCGCGCCACCTCGGCCTGCCGAATGAGAAGACTCTCATCGGCCACGGTCTGACCTCTTGCGCCACCTGCGACGGTGCCTTCTATCGTGACGTGCCGGTGGCCGTGATTGGCGGCGGTGACAGCGCGGCCGAGGAAGCCACCTTCCTCACCCGCTTCGCCAGCAAGGTCTATCTGATCCACCGCCGCGAAGAGCTGCGTGCTTCCAAGATCATGGTCGAGCGCGCCCTGGCCAATCCGAAGATCGAGCCGGTCTGGAATTCCACCGTCACCGAGTATCTCACCGATGAAGCGGGCGAGGTCCGCGCGGTGACGCTCAAGAACCTCGTCGATGGCGGAGAGAGCGAGCTGGAAGTGAAGTGCGTCTTCGTCGCCATCGGCCACGTGCCGAACAGCGCGTTCCTCGGCGATCTCGTGGACAAGGATGAGAACGGCTACATCCTCCAGGTGGGCGGCAAGACCGAGACCAAGACGCCGGGCCTCTTCGCCGCTGGTGACGTGGCGGACCACTACTACCGCCAGGCCATTACCGCCGCCGGCCAAGGTTGCGCCGCCGCTCTCGAAGCTGAGCGTTACTTGGCCGACCACGAAGGCTGA
- a CDS encoding acyltransferase family protein has translation MTDVPTDTKPPRLLSLDALRGFDMLWIIGAETIVHQLAKWHKTPWLHAWATQLSHVSWEGLRAYDLIFPLFMFLSGVAIPFSFESRLVRGDSKRRLAGKIVIRSLVLVLLGMIYNGLLSDQPGPPRLPSVLGQIGLAWGAAATLNLLVRGMKGRLACIAAILGIVTVLQLLVPVPGIGASELTKTGAINAWLDRLLVPGRLHGKTFDPEGLLCIFSATTLTLAGSVLGSVLRKPDVTTWRTAGFVFAAGAAVTGAGWLCWHSGYPPIKALWTPTFDLLAIGIALMVFALFFAVIDVAKFQKWTLPLRVIGMNALTIYLLTRLVDFDQPSTVLFGRLANACGDGKLVVIASGALLLEWAVLYFLYRRKIFLRV, from the coding sequence ATGACCGACGTGCCCACCGACACCAAGCCGCCGCGGCTGCTCTCGCTCGATGCCCTGCGCGGCTTCGACATGCTCTGGATCATCGGGGCGGAAACCATCGTCCATCAGTTGGCGAAGTGGCACAAGACGCCGTGGCTGCATGCATGGGCCACGCAGCTCTCGCACGTGTCATGGGAGGGCCTGCGCGCCTACGACCTGATCTTCCCGCTGTTCATGTTCCTATCCGGTGTGGCCATTCCGTTCTCGTTCGAGTCCCGTCTTGTCCGCGGGGATTCGAAGCGAAGGCTCGCCGGAAAGATTGTGATCCGTTCGCTGGTGCTGGTGTTGCTGGGCATGATCTACAACGGCCTGCTTTCCGATCAGCCCGGGCCGCCCCGGCTGCCCAGCGTGCTCGGCCAGATCGGTCTGGCGTGGGGCGCCGCGGCCACGCTGAACCTGCTGGTGCGCGGCATGAAGGGCAGGCTCGCGTGCATCGCGGCGATCCTTGGCATCGTCACCGTCCTGCAGTTGCTCGTTCCGGTTCCCGGCATTGGAGCGAGTGAGCTCACCAAGACCGGTGCGATCAATGCGTGGCTGGACCGGCTGCTGGTGCCCGGCCGCCTTCACGGCAAGACCTTCGATCCGGAAGGACTGCTGTGCATCTTCTCCGCCACCACGCTCACGCTTGCAGGATCGGTGCTGGGTTCGGTGCTGAGGAAACCGGATGTCACCACCTGGCGCACGGCGGGTTTCGTGTTCGCCGCGGGTGCCGCGGTGACGGGAGCGGGATGGCTGTGCTGGCACTCCGGCTACCCGCCGATCAAGGCGCTGTGGACGCCAACCTTCGATCTGCTAGCCATCGGAATCGCGCTCATGGTGTTCGCGCTGTTCTTCGCGGTGATCGATGTGGCGAAGTTCCAGAAATGGACGCTGCCACTGCGGGTGATCGGCATGAACGCGCTCACGATCTATCTGCTCACGCGGCTCGTCGATTTCGACCAACCCTCCACCGTCCTGTTTGGACGGCTGGCGAATGCGTGTGGCGATGGCAAGCTCGTGGTGATTGCCAGCGGCGCCCTGTTGCTGGAGTGGGCGGTGCTGTATTTCCTCTACCGCCGGAAGATCTTCCTACGGGTGTGA
- a CDS encoding putative Na+/H+ antiporter: protein MRLLPRLIPALALSTAPALAAEAEKPAFLVKAEAFPAQEAARGLTGIGERIAFRAHEEPFLVVATVIFVLAILHTFLAVPITKYAHRVQHDHDEKVKDDPDHLKRVSFKGTVLHFLGEVEAIFGIWVLVLLAAMTWMKGAAAVTGYMMGVNFTEPLFVVIIMALASTRPVLRFAESCLRLFARLGKETPAAWWLSILVIAPILGSFITEPGAMTIAAMLLGRKFYRLKPRPLFAYGTLGLLFVNISVGGVLTNFAAPPVLMVAQKWNLSTAHMLTHYGDKAVVAILLSTAAYFAFFRNDLKAMAAQVPDTDGDGISDWTQRNTPVPLFVTITHLLFMLATVVFAHYPPMFIGGFLFFIAFSKATQHHQNPISLKGPILVGFFLGGLVIHGGLQGWWLQPIISSLGEWPLFAGSTILTSFNDNAAITFLASQVEGLTPALKYAVLAGAVTGGGLTVIANAPNPAGQALLARYFGDGVSPLKLLAAALVPTIIVAMCFMLIPDKSAHASENPPAVVLPEH, encoded by the coding sequence ATGCGGTTGCTGCCACGACTGATCCCCGCTCTCGCCCTGTCCACGGCTCCGGCTCTGGCCGCAGAGGCTGAAAAGCCCGCGTTTCTGGTGAAAGCGGAGGCTTTCCCGGCACAAGAAGCCGCCCGGGGTCTGACGGGCATCGGCGAACGGATCGCCTTTCGCGCCCACGAGGAACCCTTCCTGGTGGTGGCCACCGTCATTTTCGTGCTGGCGATCCTGCACACCTTTCTCGCCGTCCCGATCACGAAATACGCCCACCGCGTCCAGCACGATCACGATGAAAAGGTGAAGGATGATCCCGATCATCTGAAGCGCGTCTCCTTCAAGGGCACCGTGCTGCATTTCCTCGGCGAGGTGGAGGCGATCTTCGGTATCTGGGTGCTGGTCCTGCTGGCGGCGATGACATGGATGAAAGGGGCCGCCGCCGTGACCGGCTACATGATGGGGGTGAATTTCACCGAGCCGCTCTTCGTGGTGATCATCATGGCTCTGGCTTCCACCCGGCCGGTGCTGCGCTTTGCGGAGAGCTGCCTGCGGTTGTTCGCCCGCTTGGGAAAAGAAACGCCCGCCGCCTGGTGGCTCTCGATTCTGGTCATCGCGCCGATCCTGGGTTCCTTCATCACCGAACCCGGCGCGATGACCATCGCCGCGATGCTGCTGGGCCGGAAGTTCTACCGGTTGAAGCCTCGTCCGCTGTTCGCCTACGGCACGCTGGGGCTGCTGTTCGTGAATATTTCGGTCGGTGGCGTGCTCACGAACTTCGCCGCGCCACCAGTGCTGATGGTCGCACAGAAATGGAACCTCTCCACGGCCCACATGCTGACGCACTACGGTGACAAGGCGGTGGTCGCGATCCTGCTCTCGACGGCCGCCTACTTCGCCTTTTTCCGGAATGATCTGAAAGCCATGGCCGCCCAGGTGCCGGACACGGATGGCGATGGCATCTCCGACTGGACCCAGCGCAACACCCCGGTGCCGCTGTTCGTCACGATCACCCACCTGTTGTTCATGCTGGCGACGGTGGTCTTTGCCCACTATCCGCCCATGTTCATCGGCGGCTTCCTGTTCTTCATCGCCTTCAGCAAGGCCACCCAGCACCACCAGAATCCCATTTCACTGAAAGGCCCGATCCTCGTCGGCTTCTTCCTCGGGGGGTTGGTGATCCACGGCGGCCTGCAGGGGTGGTGGTTGCAGCCGATCATCTCCAGCCTTGGCGAGTGGCCGCTGTTCGCGGGCTCCACGATCCTGACTTCCTTCAATGACAATGCCGCGATCACTTTCCTCGCCAGCCAGGTGGAGGGACTGACGCCGGCCTTGAAATACGCCGTGCTCGCCGGAGCGGTGACCGGCGGCGGCCTCACGGTGATCGCCAATGCGCCGAACCCGGCGGGCCAGGCTCTCCTCGCCCGCTACTTCGGAGATGGCGTCTCTCCGCTCAAGCTTCTCGCCGCCGCGCTGGTTCCCACCATCATCGTCGCCATGTGCTTCATGCTCATTCCTGACAAAAGCGCGCACGCTTCGGAGAACCCGCCCGCGGTGGTTCTTCCCGAACACTGA
- a CDS encoding endonuclease/exonuclease/phosphatase family protein produces MIKTLTFITGCILALTGATWAAPKTLTLNQSSYPANTPIVATFSGGPGNNNDWIGIFPSTVTTPSTGTYLAWLYTNGTQTPGGNLKNGSVTFPNAAGLPPGNYKAWFLANNGYTVLAGPKAFSVTSVGGPTPPVWLVSPFSLRHAVQAQAYTGRIGAYAYDPDQGDALTFAKVSGPAWLSVSSTGELTGTPSASDSGTNTFVVKAVDMLGNSTNATLTIPVFATGQEQVSQIKVMSYNLFHGWGQMNDGQNKGLDSVILSGADIIGTQETVDNASGSNAYQVQTIANQLGWYYSPTGAGDSGIASRYPIVNTFTVGVAKGVRIRICTSPLREVVLVNTHLDYLYYGPYAAKLAGSTNASVLTEELRSQRDEQIAAIISGISSYLSAANTTPVFLTGDFNCPSHLDWTTANSSAHYGKVVEWPVTKALANAGMTDSVRQLYPNPVTNPFITWSPIYSSPNEPQDRIDFVLHKGTGVTPVAAQMFTTPVEHSGYVYGDSITATRDNTWPSDHASIIVTFQFNP; encoded by the coding sequence ATGATAAAAACCCTAACATTCATCACGGGCTGCATCCTTGCCCTAACAGGTGCCACATGGGCGGCTCCGAAAACCCTGACCCTGAACCAATCCAGTTACCCGGCCAATACGCCGATCGTCGCTACCTTCTCCGGCGGTCCTGGAAACAACAACGATTGGATCGGCATCTTCCCATCCACCGTCACGACCCCGTCCACCGGCACGTATCTGGCGTGGCTCTATACCAACGGCACCCAGACACCGGGTGGGAACTTGAAAAACGGATCGGTCACTTTCCCCAACGCGGCCGGTCTTCCACCCGGCAACTACAAGGCATGGTTCCTGGCGAACAACGGCTATACCGTTCTCGCCGGTCCCAAGGCTTTCAGCGTGACTTCGGTCGGTGGCCCGACTCCCCCGGTGTGGCTGGTGTCCCCTTTCTCCCTGCGTCATGCGGTGCAGGCCCAGGCTTACACCGGCCGTATCGGGGCCTACGCGTATGATCCGGATCAGGGTGACGCTCTTACCTTTGCCAAGGTCTCCGGTCCGGCCTGGCTTTCGGTATCCTCCACCGGCGAGCTCACCGGCACTCCGTCCGCCAGCGACAGCGGCACGAACACCTTCGTGGTAAAAGCGGTCGATATGTTGGGGAATTCGACCAATGCCACTCTCACTATTCCGGTATTCGCAACCGGCCAGGAGCAGGTATCCCAGATCAAGGTGATGTCCTACAACCTCTTCCACGGCTGGGGACAAATGAATGACGGTCAGAACAAGGGGCTCGATTCCGTGATCCTCTCCGGAGCCGACATCATCGGCACCCAGGAAACCGTGGACAATGCCAGCGGCTCAAACGCCTACCAGGTCCAGACCATCGCGAACCAGCTCGGCTGGTACTACAGCCCCACCGGCGCCGGAGATTCCGGCATCGCCAGCCGCTATCCCATCGTCAACACCTTCACCGTCGGCGTGGCCAAGGGAGTCCGCATCCGGATCTGCACCTCCCCGCTGCGCGAAGTCGTGCTCGTCAACACCCACCTCGACTACCTCTACTATGGCCCCTATGCGGCAAAGCTCGCAGGCTCCACCAATGCCAGCGTGCTGACTGAAGAACTGAGATCGCAGCGCGACGAGCAGATCGCGGCCATCATCTCCGGCATCTCCAGCTATCTCTCCGCCGCGAATACCACGCCAGTCTTCCTGACCGGCGACTTCAACTGTCCCTCGCACCTCGACTGGACGACCGCGAACTCCTCCGCCCACTATGGCAAGGTCGTGGAATGGCCGGTCACCAAGGCACTTGCCAATGCGGGGATGACCGACTCGGTGCGCCAGCTCTATCCGAATCCGGTCACCAATCCGTTCATCACCTGGTCGCCCATCTACAGCAGCCCGAACGAACCGCAGGACCGCATCGACTTCGTCCTCCACAAAGGTACGGGTGTGACTCCGGTGGCCGCGCAGATGTTCACCACTCCGGTCGAACACAGCGGCTATGTCTATGGTGACTCCATCACCGCCACTCGTGACAACACCTGGCCAAGCGACCACGCGTCGATCATTGTGACCTTCCAGTTCAACCCGTGA
- the yajC gene encoding preprotein translocase subunit YajC: MTLLTAFVSFLAADAPASGQNPLGSAWIMPVVILVMMYFLLIRPQQQQRKEQQARIASLQPGAKVVTTAGIYAIVHSVKEQTVVLKVAEGTMVEFDKQAVARIFPKDTDKK; the protein is encoded by the coding sequence ATGACCCTTCTGACCGCATTTGTTTCGTTCCTCGCCGCCGACGCACCAGCCTCCGGCCAGAATCCTCTCGGTAGCGCTTGGATCATGCCTGTCGTCATCCTGGTGATGATGTATTTCCTGCTGATCCGCCCCCAGCAGCAGCAGCGCAAGGAGCAGCAAGCCCGGATCGCCTCGCTCCAGCCGGGTGCCAAGGTGGTCACCACCGCCGGGATCTACGCCATCGTCCACTCCGTGAAGGAGCAGACGGTCGTGCTCAAGGTCGCCGAGGGCACCATGGTCGAGTTCGACAAGCAGGCCGTCGCCCGCATTTTCCCGAAGGATACTGACAAGAAGTAA
- the tgt gene encoding tRNA guanosine(34) transglycosylase Tgt, translating into MFSVLATDSQSSARLGRMDLAHGTVETPIFMPVGTQGSVKTLHPREVEELGAQIILGNTYHLWLRPGHELVRDFGGLHKFTTWDKPILTDSGGFQVWSLAKLRKITEEGVRFNNHLDGSKMLLTPELSMEIQASLGSDIAMLFDECPPYPCDKDYAAKSLALTTRWARRCKAWTEKHQPRSGDGVQRHFGIVQGSIYADLREQSARELVDIGFDGYAVGGVSVGEPEEEMFRAIENAVPFLPHDKPRYAMGLGTPPQILEMIARGVDMFDCVMPTRVARHGMAFTLDGPIQIKNKVHERDERPLCETSPPHVAPFSRAYLRHLFRAGEILALRLLSYHNLHFYLRLVAGARQAIAAGNFLAFKDSFIRRYTQTDPT; encoded by the coding sequence ATGTTTTCCGTCCTCGCCACCGATTCCCAATCCTCCGCCCGTCTAGGCCGGATGGATCTCGCCCACGGCACGGTGGAAACCCCCATTTTCATGCCGGTGGGCACCCAGGGCAGCGTGAAAACGCTGCATCCGCGGGAGGTGGAGGAGCTCGGTGCCCAGATCATCCTGGGAAACACCTATCACCTGTGGCTGCGTCCCGGCCACGAACTGGTCCGGGATTTCGGCGGGCTCCACAAATTCACCACCTGGGACAAGCCGATCCTGACGGACTCCGGAGGCTTCCAAGTCTGGTCCCTGGCCAAGCTGCGGAAAATCACCGAGGAAGGGGTCCGCTTCAACAATCACCTGGATGGATCGAAAATGCTGCTCACACCCGAGCTATCCATGGAGATCCAAGCCTCGCTGGGCTCGGACATCGCGATGTTGTTCGACGAGTGCCCGCCCTACCCCTGCGACAAGGACTACGCCGCCAAATCGCTGGCCCTGACCACCCGCTGGGCCCGCCGCTGCAAGGCGTGGACGGAAAAGCACCAGCCGCGCTCCGGCGACGGGGTGCAGCGCCACTTCGGCATCGTCCAGGGCTCGATCTACGCGGATCTGCGCGAGCAATCCGCCCGGGAGCTGGTGGACATCGGCTTCGATGGCTACGCGGTCGGCGGGGTTTCGGTCGGCGAGCCGGAGGAGGAAATGTTCCGCGCGATCGAGAACGCCGTGCCCTTCCTGCCACATGACAAGCCGCGCTACGCCATGGGACTCGGCACCCCCCCGCAGATTCTGGAAATGATCGCCCGCGGGGTGGACATGTTCGACTGCGTGATGCCCACCCGGGTGGCCCGCCACGGCATGGCCTTCACCCTCGACGGGCCGATCCAGATCAAGAACAAGGTCCATGAGCGGGACGAGCGCCCGCTGTGCGAAACCTCCCCGCCCCACGTCGCCCCCTTCTCCCGGGCCTATCTCCGGCACCTGTTCCGGGCCGGGGAAATACTGGCTTTGAGGTTGCTTTCCTACCACAATCTGCATTTCTACCTCCGCCTTGTGGCGGGAGCCCGCCAAGCCATCGCGGCGGGGAACTTCCTCGCTTTCAAAGACTCTTTCATCCGCCGCTACACCCAGACTGATCCGACATGA
- a CDS encoding CD225/dispanin family protein, which translates to MQWYYSKNGSQLGPISTEDIKAKLASSEIAATDLVWKEGMADWVPAGQVGELRSSVATPAAAPSLETPTASPAPVTPVTPYSPPAAAPGQAIQPSAGGEIPNYLWQSIVVTILCCWPLGIPAIVFAAKVDGLKARGDIAGALAASKNAKTWTWVCFGSGLVVIALYVILVVVGGIAGAANQ; encoded by the coding sequence ATGCAATGGTATTACTCGAAAAACGGTTCCCAGCTCGGTCCGATCAGCACCGAGGACATCAAGGCGAAGCTTGCCTCCAGTGAGATCGCGGCCACCGATCTGGTGTGGAAGGAAGGCATGGCCGACTGGGTCCCCGCCGGACAGGTCGGTGAATTGCGGTCTTCGGTCGCGACTCCCGCCGCCGCTCCTTCGTTGGAGACCCCCACGGCGTCCCCGGCTCCGGTGACTCCGGTCACGCCTTATTCCCCGCCTGCCGCCGCTCCGGGGCAAGCGATCCAGCCGTCCGCCGGTGGAGAGATTCCGAACTATCTCTGGCAGTCGATCGTGGTCACCATCCTGTGCTGCTGGCCCCTCGGCATCCCCGCCATCGTCTTCGCGGCGAAGGTGGACGGCTTGAAGGCCCGTGGGGACATCGCCGGAGCGCTGGCCGCCTCCAAGAATGCGAAAACCTGGACCTGGGTGTGCTTCGGCAGCGGCTTGGTGGTCATCGCCCTGTATGTGATCCTCGTGGTTGTCGGCGGAATCGCCGGTGCTGCCAATCAGTGA
- a CDS encoding riboflavin synthase, with translation MFTGLVESTGTVVSLESRGDQARLIVSIPFQAELALGDSVAINGCCLTVAELLPEGTVFDVLMQTLKVTSLGDLGTGSEVNLERAMLATARFGGHFVQGHVDATGTIVALEPHGQDHRFEVALPPEIHRLCIDKGSACIDGISLTIAELKETSAVFWITPHTYAHTHLHTAAAGQRVNLEADLLAKYVERLVKR, from the coding sequence ATGTTCACCGGCCTCGTTGAATCCACCGGCACTGTCGTCTCCCTTGAGTCGCGCGGCGACCAAGCCCGCCTGATCGTCTCCATTCCTTTCCAAGCCGAACTCGCCCTCGGGGATTCCGTGGCGATCAACGGCTGCTGCCTGACCGTGGCGGAACTGCTTCCGGAAGGCACGGTGTTCGACGTGCTGATGCAAACGCTGAAAGTCACCTCGCTGGGCGATCTGGGCACCGGATCCGAAGTGAATCTGGAACGGGCCATGCTCGCCACCGCACGCTTCGGCGGCCATTTCGTGCAAGGCCATGTGGATGCCACCGGCACCATCGTGGCGCTGGAACCGCACGGGCAGGATCACCGGTTCGAGGTGGCCCTGCCGCCGGAGATCCACCGGCTGTGCATCGACAAGGGCTCCGCGTGTATCGACGGTATTTCCTTGACCATCGCCGAGCTGAAGGAAACCAGCGCGGTCTTCTGGATCACCCCGCACACCTACGCCCATACCCACCTGCATACCGCAGCAGCAGGACAGCGCGTGAACCTGGAAGCGGACCTGCTCGCCAAGTACGTCGAGCGGCTGGTGAAGAGATAG
- a CDS encoding DUF4190 domain-containing protein, whose amino-acid sequence MAHWHYGENGQHFGPVDENGIRQAIAAGAVQPHTLVWREGMPDWLPLSQVSELVGPVPVAVPYPQAPYGAVPYVPSSGLAIASMVCGIVSLFLCYFAILGAIPAVICGHLALTRIKESPIPMGGRGMAIAGLVLGYTWIGLTIVAAIAISFAVSTHP is encoded by the coding sequence ATGGCGCACTGGCACTACGGTGAAAACGGACAGCATTTCGGTCCCGTCGATGAAAATGGGATCCGGCAGGCCATAGCCGCCGGGGCCGTCCAGCCGCATACGCTCGTCTGGCGCGAGGGCATGCCGGACTGGCTGCCGCTTTCCCAGGTGTCGGAATTGGTTGGGCCGGTGCCGGTGGCGGTTCCCTATCCGCAGGCTCCTTATGGTGCCGTGCCCTATGTGCCGTCATCTGGTCTGGCCATCGCCAGCATGGTCTGCGGAATCGTGAGCCTGTTTCTGTGCTACTTTGCGATCCTGGGAGCCATCCCGGCGGTAATCTGCGGCCATCTGGCACTCACCCGGATCAAGGAATCGCCCATTCCCATGGGCGGGCGCGGCATGGCCATCGCTGGCCTCGTGCTCGGCTACACCTGGATCGGCCTCACCATCGTTGCCGCCATCGCCATCTCTTTCGCAGTCTCAACTCATCCTTAG